A portion of the Pectobacterium brasiliense genome contains these proteins:
- a CDS encoding dicarboxylate/amino acid:cation symporter: MKTSIFKSLYFQVLAAITIGILLGHFYPQLGEQMKPLGDGFVKLIKMIIAPVIFCTVVTGIAGMESMKSVGRTGAVALLYFEIVSTIALIIGLVVVNVVQPGVGMNIDPSTLDASAVAVYTQQASQQGLIPFLMDVIPASVVGAFASGNILQVLLFAVMFGFALHRLGAKGKVIFDVIDSFSKVIFGVINMIMKLAPLGAFGAMAFTIGKYGVGTLIQLGQLIACFYITCVLFVFLVLGSIARATGFSIFKFIRYIREELLIVLGTSSSESVLPRMLEKMEKVGCKKSVVGLVIPTGYSFNLDGTSIYLTMAAVFIAQATNSHMDIWHQITLLVVLLLSSKGAAGVTGSGFIVLAATLSAVGHLPVAGLALILGIDRFMSEARALTNLIGNGVATIVVAKYCRELDEKKLDAELSGTNKNDNGITPTAQS; this comes from the coding sequence ATGAAAACATCAATTTTTAAAAGTCTTTATTTTCAAGTTCTTGCCGCCATTACAATAGGGATACTGTTGGGGCATTTCTACCCCCAGCTTGGTGAGCAAATGAAGCCGCTGGGCGATGGGTTTGTTAAATTAATTAAAATGATTATTGCGCCGGTTATCTTCTGTACGGTAGTTACCGGTATCGCAGGCATGGAAAGTATGAAGTCGGTCGGTCGTACTGGTGCGGTCGCTCTGCTGTATTTTGAAATCGTGAGTACGATTGCGCTGATTATCGGTCTGGTCGTGGTTAACGTGGTGCAACCTGGCGTGGGCATGAACATCGACCCAAGTACGCTTGATGCGTCTGCGGTGGCGGTTTATACCCAACAGGCTTCGCAACAGGGTCTGATTCCGTTCCTGATGGATGTAATTCCGGCGAGTGTGGTCGGTGCGTTTGCCAGCGGTAATATCTTGCAGGTTCTGCTGTTTGCCGTAATGTTCGGCTTTGCTCTGCACCGCCTAGGGGCAAAAGGCAAAGTGATTTTTGACGTGATCGACAGCTTCTCCAAGGTCATTTTCGGCGTCATTAACATGATCATGAAACTGGCTCCGCTGGGTGCGTTCGGTGCAATGGCCTTCACCATCGGTAAATATGGTGTCGGTACGCTGATACAGCTGGGACAGCTGATCGCTTGCTTCTACATCACCTGTGTTCTGTTCGTGTTTCTGGTGTTGGGCAGTATTGCCAGAGCGACAGGCTTCAGTATCTTCAAATTCATTCGCTACATCCGTGAAGAACTGCTGATCGTACTGGGCACATCCTCTTCTGAATCCGTGCTGCCACGTATGCTGGAGAAGATGGAGAAGGTCGGTTGTAAAAAATCGGTCGTTGGTCTGGTTATTCCTACCGGATACTCGTTCAACCTTGATGGCACTTCCATCTATCTGACAATGGCCGCGGTATTTATCGCTCAGGCGACCAACAGCCACATGGATATCTGGCATCAGATTACCCTTCTGGTGGTACTGCTGCTGTCCTCTAAAGGTGCAGCGGGCGTGACGGGAAGTGGATTCATCGTGCTGGCGGCAACGCTGTCTGCCGTGGGCCACCTGCCTGTTGCCGGTCTGGCGTTGATTCTGGGTATTGACCGCTTTATGTCAGAAGCCCGTGCGCTGACCAACCTGATTGGTAACGGTGTGGCGACCATCGTGGTAGCAAAATACTGCCGCGAGCTGGACGAGAAGAAACTGGATGCTGAGCTGTCTGGCACCAACAAGAACGATAATGGGATTACACCGACTGCACAGTCATAA
- a CDS encoding diguanylate cyclase domain-containing protein, producing the protein MTAVSAVALVTISLFIVIQLFHFVHQRREDYAKQLESIAYSVRQPLTDAVLQGEVQRAGNILDSLLPVAFLSRADVLLPDDFQTLHANFPKERPVPDWIARVFKLPIRISIPLYSPPQTQYSAPLAHLVLQADSYRMYQFIVSTFSTMLATYLLLALIMSIAITWCINRLLIHPLRGIIVELQNLPPDDMLHRQLTLPPWHQDDELGALVRSYNRNQQLLAQSLSVGTEGAGLPDKAHFMRRLEQRLADATPFSLLVFGLDSSASKQGKVDMLAKQLSAAIEEQNEAGLIYLARLDCDEFAIIGKQLQSAGQAQDWAQNVMLAINSPFLPAGSQPARAVSVGILTITDPRPEDAALLLSQARFAMQLARRDKKSGLHSLTVPS; encoded by the coding sequence ATGACAGCCGTGTCTGCCGTGGCACTGGTGACGATCAGCCTGTTTATCGTCATACAGCTTTTTCACTTTGTGCATCAGCGCCGTGAAGATTATGCCAAGCAGTTGGAGAGCATCGCGTATTCCGTGCGTCAACCGCTGACGGATGCGGTGTTACAAGGGGAAGTGCAGCGGGCGGGCAATATTCTGGACAGCTTATTACCCGTTGCCTTTCTGAGCCGTGCAGATGTGCTGCTGCCGGATGATTTCCAGACGCTGCACGCGAATTTCCCGAAAGAGCGGCCGGTGCCAGACTGGATCGCACGGGTCTTTAAGCTGCCTATCCGCATCTCTATTCCGCTCTATTCGCCACCGCAGACGCAGTATTCGGCTCCGCTGGCGCATCTGGTGTTGCAGGCGGATTCCTACCGGATGTATCAATTTATCGTCAGCACCTTTTCAACCATGTTGGCGACGTATCTGCTGCTGGCGCTGATTATGTCGATCGCCATTACCTGGTGCATTAACCGCCTGCTGATACACCCGCTGCGTGGGATTATTGTCGAGTTACAGAATCTCCCGCCGGATGACATGCTCCACCGTCAACTTACGCTGCCGCCCTGGCATCAGGACGATGAGCTGGGCGCGCTGGTGCGCAGCTATAACCGCAATCAACAGCTGCTGGCGCAGTCGCTTTCTGTAGGAACGGAAGGCGCGGGGCTGCCGGACAAAGCGCACTTCATGCGACGCCTTGAACAGCGTCTGGCCGATGCGACACCGTTTAGTCTGCTGGTTTTCGGGCTTGATTCGTCCGCCAGCAAGCAGGGTAAGGTAGACATGCTGGCGAAGCAGCTCAGCGCGGCGATTGAAGAACAGAACGAGGCTGGGCTCATCTATCTGGCGCGTCTCGACTGTGATGAGTTCGCTATCATCGGGAAGCAGCTGCAATCCGCCGGACAGGCGCAAGATTGGGCGCAAAACGTGATGCTGGCGATTAATTCTCCCTTTTTACCGGCGGGCTCTCAGCCTGCGCGGGCTGTCAGCGTCGGAATCCTTACCATTACCGATCCTCGACCCGAGGACGCGGCACTGCTTTTATCACAGGCACGTTTTGCTATGCAGCTGGCGAGGCGTGATAAAAAATCCGGGCTTCATTCTCTCACGGTGCCTTCCTGA